The Rhizophagus irregularis chromosome 30, complete sequence genome contains the following window.
AAAATATTAGATTGGTGGCATAACGTCACTAGATATGAAAATTACACTATTAAACtgatgtatattttattttatttaaattaatttattattcaattattagttatacaatttattgaaatttaactatttttagcttttatcttaaataaattataaatttttttattaaatttatatatatatttttttaaaattattgtatctatcttaatttaatttttatagatttttttcaaattatttgtaatatgttCCAAAAATTCACCTGTAGTAACATAATGTTCTctttttaaactataatatttaataaacaaaaaaaatatatatatatttttagcaaattaatattaaataaaatttataatatttaataataataaaaaaaaaattataattaacttaCTTTTTACCATGAATTGTTAATGCAAGATCTTTAgtcattttattatctttgTCAACTGTATCAATACAAACTTGTTCAAGATCATgagcaaattttattaatttttcattattatctaattttgCTCTATGTTCTAATCCTCTTGTCCATGCAAAAATCGATGCTATTGGATTTGTTGATGTTTCTTTAccctataaatttataattaaaaaaaatcaaattttttataaataaatataaactaaaaacaaataatttcttacTTGTTGAAATTGACGATAATGCCTTGTTACTgtccctataaaaataaataataataattaatattacattataataattaactatgatattaaataatataaataataaaattttaccatGAGCAGCTTCGGCTTCTATTGTTTTTCCATCAGGAGTAAAAAGAACACTTGTCATTAATCCTAAAGAACCAAACcctaaaacaaaaatatatacatattattaaataattaaaatacttgtaattatactcttttttaaaaattttttaggattACCTTGAGCTAAAATATCtgactaattattttaaacataaaaaataaataacttgattttcaataaatttaatatttaaaccaAATAAAGATTTACCTGAACATctctaagaaaaaaataaataaaatcattttaattaaattggcttttaataatttttttttttttataagtactTACCcatcataatttttacatgCCCAAACAAATCCTCCATTAGATTTAATAGCCTGAGCAACCATATCATCTATAAGCCTATGTTCATACCAAATTTTCTTTGCatcaaatttatctttataatccctataaataaatataaatattatataagaacTTTACcctttgttcttttttttaaaaaaaaacaaaataagttACCTATCAAATATTTCTTGAAAGATATCTTTAAACCGaccatcatatttttttaaaatggtaTTTTTAGTACTAAGATActaaataatatcataattttcagtaaaaaaatattaaatatcttcttttaaaaaaaataaagtaattttaaattaccaaaGGCATTTCTTTACTCAACGCCATTTGGAAGCTACTATGTGCAAAACCACTTATAgactaaaaaaatgaaattattttaagtattatgAGATTTGCAAATACATCaacttttacaaattaatttattttacctCATCTGTGTTATACATAGCCATTGTAACACCAGGGGACTAAATTTTatgaagattttaatattaagcctattttttcatttgatttaCTGGAACTTTAATTACCTTAAAGGAGAATACTACTTCTTCATGCGTTTTTGAATTATCATCTGGCACAAATTTCAAGAGAACTTTGCCTGGACGATCTATAAGCATTTCGGTGGCTTTATACTAATAAAGAtacatttttgttaatttgttaattttaaaagttgagacatttacaaaaaatttaatctagCTTGCCTGATCACCAAAAGCATGTCTACCGATAATGATAGGTTTATTCCAATTGGGAATTATTCTTGGAacattattcaataaaataggttctctattaaaaagattaaaatttaataaaaatttaaataataataatttatataataaattaaaattaccgAAATACGACACCATTTAAGATATTACGAATAGTGCCATTTGGAGATTTCCACatttgttttaaattgaattcttgtaaatttacaaaaaataatatttataattcattaattaaattaattaaattaaatataaattagcctaatttatattatatttacccTTAACTCTTTCTTCGTCTGGTGTAATTGTTGCACATTTAATAccaacattatattttttgattgctTCAGCTGCGTCAATGGTAACTTGATCATTTGtcttgataaaaaaaacaattaattaaaaacatttttcttattcaataaaaatttattatttcttacaGCATCTCGATTCTCAATACCCAGATCATAATATTTGACGTCAATTTTGACATATGGGAAGATCAACTGTACAAAGAATTTTGATGAAGATTAATttaacaatcaaaaaaaaaatatcaattatctTAGTCAAAACCCGTAATTTTACGTCAGTCTTTATCTTTTCCCAAATAATTCGAGTCATTTCATCTCCATCTAAGTCAACAACAGGATTTTCAACCACAATACGTTTATCTTGAGAatctgaaaaagaaaaaataaaggacTGCTGAGCcacaaaatcaaaattatttacgtAGCATACACTTTCATTTACTGTACATACAAAAACGCCGATTTGATGATATTGCAAGTCCAATCCTGTTATAACCAACAATTGCTTGTCGAAATGTATTTAATCTTGATAAACCACCTGCCatccttattaaaaaattttttttgggaagctatttgttgataaaaaaaatgttgcttCATTTGCAATTTATAGTTGTGGGAGCATATACAGTAcatctataaaattttctgcTAATCTTGAGATTATCCATATCTAGTTAAAATTATCAGATAACGATAATCACCCCTTATTAGATTTGAGTGTCGGATCGCTATTCAAGCCGTTTTTTCTGTTAGTAATGTCAGTTATAGATAGCAACCATCAttgaatgataatatttttttttgtaaataaagcctcactaaattatattgcataatctctaatttttgttaattttattattacggataatcattttttaaaaaaatcattttttaaatttaacacgTGATATATTTAGTACAATTTGCTAACGCTTTTTGCgattttaaaaactaaattaaaatatgacaATTATGCTttaatattaagaattattatatctcTTTTTGTATGAatcaaatcataataaaaaaaaaattgttttgttataaaattgtaTCATCATCGGATATTAATCCCATTTCTGAATTCTTTCAAAAGATTATGatctaatttatcattttctgcCAGTAAAGTTATATGACCCtcaatatcataatttaatgaaattaatttatgatataatcTAGTTATAGCTATCAACCTTAATCCAAAATCTTCTTTACTCATCTGTATTTCATCAAATAATCGTATAAATTCCCTGATTTTATCGGCTGACACGTTAGAATTCCTCACATTCTGAATCGGACTAATCGGACTATTATTTGTACTTTTGGAAGGTGTTATAGAACTTTGTCCGTTATTTTGAACAACTTGTTTCCCTTTATTTTTTGGACTATCTAATGTTGTGCTTGATGACTCTGAGGTATTCTTAGCTTCTGTAGCTTTTCTTTCTCCATTTTGCGGTTCCTTAGGATATTCGGGTtctatttcatcatcatcagaaaTTATGACTATAGGTTCTTGAAGATTTAATAAAGGCTGATTATCATTAAGCTTTGGTGTTGAAACTTTATCGATTTTCTTCTTCAGTGCTTCAGCGCTAACCTCTTTAATTACGACACTTTTTGATCTTTCATTATGGAACTGATATTGTTGTTGAGATTGTGATTGTAGATCAGGCAGCTTAGATTGGATTGGATTAGTTGGCATTGAAATATTAATGCGGTTGTGATTATGCAAGggaatatttgttatattgtGAACATTGGGTTGCATAGAAACCATTGGTCGAATCGAAACATTCTGTTGTTGTGGTGTcgttttagaaatatttacaGGTTGCATAAGAGCATTATTGTTCATAGGTACTTTAATTTGTGATGGCTGAATATCTTTGGGTAAATTGTGATCAtgtgtataaattttttgggtAGGAGTCATGTTTTGCTGCAGATTTGTTTTGTTTGAAGGTGCAATGGGTCGATGTAATGCAATCTGTTGCGGCGGTGGTGGTTGTTGTGGACGAATTATTGGCATTTGATGAACTTGATGATGAATTTgttgatgaaattgatattGTTGTTGTAAGTTGTATGATTCAATATAATGCCATTGGCTATGGCCATGGCTATTATAATGAGGATAACCATAGATTTCTTGACTATACGAAGTTGTTCCAGTTACGTTTTGATAACCCGGAGGAAAGGGAATATTTTGAAACTCAGTTCTACTAGTAGTAACCATTATTGGCATGTTGTCTAAGTAGCTATCATCCTGTCTTGATTGTCTTTGTCTCTTCGATTTTTGAACGTCATCTTTCTTTCTCTTTGAAAGTATGCCCTTAGAAGCTATCCCTGGCTTACTGTCAGATGTAATATCAAGAGCACTTGGATCTTCAGAATCATCATCGCCAGTATCTGATTCAGATGAGACAGTATCCTCCTTTTCAATGGGAACAAAATCAGGATCTATCGAACGTTTCTTTCCTTGTTTCTTTTTTGGTGTTGATATATCTCCTTCATAATAATCCTAAAAGGAAacaaattaattgataaaatgcTATGAACGATCAATTTAGTTAAAAAGTGTAAATATGTTAATTACCACTTTATTTCGTTTTCTGGCTCCTCTTCCTTGTAAAGGAGTCTCATCATTTGTAGTAGTACTTGCAACATGAGCCAAAAGTTTGGCCCAGAAGTCTCTTGATTCAACAGATTCTCCTGTATGATCATCATCtgcaataattttttcttcaacaatttcttgatttttaatatccCAAATTCTTGCAAATGCAAACCCTGTTAAATTCTTTGATTCAGTAACTTGTTCTGTTGTTTTCATCTGACTACGGTCCAAAAGTTTTTCAATAGCTTCATCAGTATAAGTTCCTACGGGTTTTTCATTCTCATCTTCACTAAATAAAGCTTCAGCACCATAACGAATAATATCATCGACTTCTTTGAcatcaagaatttcattatcCATCTTTTCTACAACTAATTCATTTTTTGCAAGTTTTATTTTTCCcttttcaacaattttttctAAGTTAAACAAGTTAAAATCcttagtattataataatgataatgatgataatttttacaaagttTATATTACCTTCGATTGAAAATTGTGTAATAAACCTAAAAACTTTAACaggctaaaaaaaaaagatattcacATATgtaagtattaatattttacattgaataataattaaacatttttacaattattactttaaattgaCCAATGCGATGAACTCGACTCAGTGCTTGAATATCTTGATGAGGATTAAAATCAGGTTCaattataaatacagtatCCGCGGCCACTAATAGTCAtgttcatattaataaaaaaaacaaatagatACTTAAAAATATGGGAGAATtcattttaagaataaaacaTACTTAAATTTAACCCGACACCTCCGGCACGTGTagacaataaaaaaacaaatatatcaGAATCTGGAGCTTGAAATGCGTTGATGTTATGTTGTCTTACTTCATTATCAGTACCACCATCCTAATAAACCGATAATTAttaagaagaagaaaaaattttacataatttgaaGAGCTTATTTAATGCTTACAAGCTTTACAAATTTGTATCCTAAATCCTCTAGGAATTCTTCCAATATAGATAACATTGAAACAAATTGAGAAAATATAAGCACACGATGGTTTGCTTCATGCAGTTTGATTAGCATATCCCGCAGAAGAATCAGTTTTCCACTTGTTTCGACAAGTTTTTTCTTACGTTCCTCCTCTTGTTCTTCAGTTCTTTCGTCTTCAGGATCAATTTCTTCACGATTGATTATATAAGGATGGCTAACTATTTGTCTTAGACtcatcaaaatatttgaaaaacctGTTGAACGATTCGCCCTACTGACATGTTTAAGAAAATCTGCATTCTTCTCAAGtgtttctttatatattgttttctGTATTGGAGTCATAGAAATACGAACTATAACATCATCCTAGATTGATCCCgaattagaataaataaattaaaaggagagaaaaaataaataaataatcaaataaaatcaaacccAAAATTTGTATATGTATTTACCATTGGTGGAAGGCCTAGATTGACCTGACTCTTCGTACGTCtcaaaaaataagttttgagTAATTTATGTAAAGCAGGTAATTGATCAACTGTGGGTAAACCCTGATACTCTTCCGCCAGTTTTTTTGGATTCTCGAATTCCTTATGAccaagaaattttaataaattaaagagtTCATCAATACAGTTCATCATCGGAGtgcctgaaaaaaaaaacaagttttaatctgaataaaatttaaaagtatttttttttttttaatataaaatccaACTTAAGATACCTGTTAATAGTACTTTATGATATACATTGAATTTCATATCCAATATTTTGAAACGTAAGGAATCCTGTCCACTTTTCAGACTATGTGCTTCATCAACAACTAATACTTCCCAAAGAGGAACCTTCGAAAATGTTTTTGTATGTTGTTGTATCGCTTCTGGAGTAGTAATAACCACATGGCACTTTAAGTTAACTCCATCAGGGAACATTTCAAAATCTTCAACAACTTTCAAAGATTCTCTATCTCCATGATACTCAATTACATTTAATTCCCTTGCCCATCGCTTAAATTCACGAGACCAACCAGCTGTAGTAGATTTTGGTGCAACAATAAGGAAAGGGTAACAATCCCTTTCTTTGTATAAAATCAGAAGAAAAACAATGATTTGTATTGTTTTCCCTAAAAGGAAAGATTAATTAAGTAAACTGGGGATTTggaataaaatgaataatgctaaaatataaatagttaTAAAGATTTTACCTAACCCCATTTCATCTGCAAGAATACAAGATATTTCATTACACCAATTATGTAATAACcaactaatatattataataaataaacaaacaaataaataaataaataaatgtaaaaaaaaaaaattcaaaatacggttaaaataaataaactcacTTCACACCATCTAACTGATAATCTTTAAGTGTGTTATcgaattttttacttttcaagTACGCAGGTTGAACTAAATGTGGGTCAAATGCTCTATCTATAAAGATATCAGGTTTCTCAATTGCATATGAATTTTTTCGAATCTGATAAGctttttcaaacttttttctATCTAAATTTTCTATAGGTTCCCACGTagctaaggaaaaaaaaaagaaaattaatatatagaattaaatattaataaaataaatacttaccaTCAAAATAGTTAAGACCCTTCCATTTAACATAAGCTTGTACTAGTGCACCTCtacccaaatttttttgtccTTTTGTAAGTTGATCACGTAAAGTTATTTCACTTTTAAATTGTACATCAAGTATACGATGTATTTTCGTCCAGTCTTCATGAATTACTTCTTCTTTTGTCAATTGTTCAGGTTgtgatttaatataaatattatatttatttggattAACTCCATATAACCAAGGTCCAGGTACCCATTCAACTTGAATATAGGACAgatctttaaattttacaagaaattCATAATCTTCAATATTATCAGAATCTGAATTTATATCTTCAGATTGAGGTGTAGGTGTTTCTTGAGATTCTGAAATTTCCAttgatacattatttttatccgCAGGTACCTTTCTATAAGTCAAAATTTTATCTACCTTGTCTTCCCATTTAAGACAAAGATGACATTTCCATGATTCTCGATATGATATCATTTTATCTTTCAAAGTTTTTTCCTCATTCAAAATTGGCAAGCAACTTTCATGTGCAGCCTGAGTACAATACAAACATCTAAAGAAAACTTGTGAATCATCTGGATCTAAATTAGATGTAGaaactttatttgattttttagaaTCTTCTTTACTTTTGGAATTGTTATTTTCCTTGCCATAAGATTCTTCATGACAAATCATACATCTAGATATATGTGAATCTATTTTATTGCATTGTTGACAAATAATCTTTGAATTTGTAGTCTTTCTAGAATAACAAATTGAATGAAAAGAACTGGAACAATATTCACATAAAACCAAAGACCCCTTTTCATTATTATGTCTATTTGCTGCACCACCACATTTTTTACACCAATCAAGATGTGCAGAAATAAATTGTGGATTACTTGCTCTTGCAGTTGAAATAGGATCAATCATTGATTTTGATCGATCCTTTGATGAACCACTTTCTGAATCATCGTCCTCAGAACCTTGATCTGAACTTCCCTCCATGGATTCACTATTACCTGAAAATTTATCTGTTTCCGAATCATCAacatcaacaacaacaacatcatcaccatcatcatGATCATCAGATTCTTGGTGAtactttgattttttattagaattattaaattttgaaattttcttattccGATTTGTCGATCGGCCATTCTTGCCATTAATagatgttaaaattttaaaccgTTTTTTTTCAGGATTACTATTAAAAGAAGATTTCTGTTTCCTCTTTAAATCATCTGGATCATTACCAAGACGactcttaaaatatttttcatccgAATAATTAATACGATTCACCTTTCTTTTTGATCTAGTAGCAATTGTTGATTCATTTGAATCATCTGAAGTCATTTGATCAGTATCATCTGAAGTTTCCATATCACTTAAACTTTCACTATCATCATCCGTTGATTCTCCAGTCTCCGAGGATTCAGAGATCACTTTTGATTCTTTAGCCTAAATACgtatatcaattttaataaaaaaaaaaagattaaaatgattattataataataagttataaaaaaaaaagatcaagagaaaaaaaattgattttttatttacttttttcctAGCACTTCTAGTTTGAACCATATCTAAAATGGGATTATCTTCTTCGGAAGAACTCACGgatattatttttctcttaCGTTTAGGTGTTTGAGATGTAGATGCGACAGGTTGTCGCTTTAATTTTGGTCCCATCATATGATAAAAGTAATGTcctcaatttttatataataaagaaatttgagGGTTGAGAAAATAGATCAAAGAAGTGAAATTCTCAAATTGAAGATTAAAAGTTGTGAAAAACTTGTTACTCTTTTGAACTCAACAGTTTTTCTCTATTTATGATTTAGTTTACCTTCCTTTTTGATATAGGGATAGTGTAACACAATAACAATTCGTGTAACGTATATTTACCATATATGGTAATAGCACCATCAGTGAACAAGATAAAATCACGTaaataaatcacgtgaatAGCTTTAAACACGTAagttaactaataaaaagcatcattggaaaaaaaaaattcattgaaaaaaatcaaaaaattccgattttttgattttttgatttttttgaacattattcattatatataaactaaatgaTAGACTATTTACAATCTAACAAGCAACTCCTCAAATAATCTAAGTAATCTCATGAGTTCGTGTAACTTATCCATGATATTCATGTCGGAGAATGCAATAAATCATTTTCCCGAACCGTATAAACTCTCAATACTAAAGATGATCTTGTAATCGTGTAACTTAACTACTCATTGTTCTAATCTCATCATTCCATTACCTAATTAACAATTTATGTcttaactatttaataaacttaccTCTAAAAAAAGGTTTCAACATTTTGTATACCCACTATGTAATACTCTTGTTATATtagattgaaaatttttatatgcatgcatatattaacaatatggttttttactaaaatatgtttaaattagTATGAATTTAgctcaaatatttttgaaaaatagtttttaattatattctttatatatattccttcattataaattgtataatttattaaattaatcgaGTGAACCTATTTTTTGGGTAGGTAAAATTTAAACCATGTCCCAAGCGAAGCGccctttataaataaaaaaaatcattatcattatatttattctcATTAAACTACTTTCATTCTATTTGATCGATTTAGTctcattattaaaaacaaacatTTCGAAACGTATAGGGATCGTTAAACAACATTTTAAACAAGTACAACctcactttaaataaaatggttagatttaaattattatgttacAAAATATTCGAATATTATTAGATCAACGAAAAGGAAGAAAGTATAGAATTTTGGAtttggaatttattaatatgagCATCGCATCGCATCGCATTGCTGCCTAACAAAGCACAATTTGTTCACATGTTCTCGCTTCATAATCGgtaattacaaataagatcctctgcattataataaacctaaatttttttaaaaaaatccacaacaaattaattaaactaattgcatgatttcattattattattattattattaacttcaCTTGTTTCTCGCTTTATCTCCGGTTCTTCAGGTACATAAGCCAACAAGATCTCGGTATTCAACTGATGAAACATAGGATAATCATTCTTATtcttaataatcattttaaattcattagtATTTCTAATGGTATGAAAGTTCTGTACCACatatttcataaattcatCCTTTAAAATAGACCATTTCCAAgcatgtttaaataaattctcGGCACAAGTTGTCTGATTAATACCacgaaaaatttttcctttaacTTGCTCTTCCAATTccgtaattaaatatttattcgcTATTCCATATAAATCCCAAATACTATCATTATTACTTAATTGAATTTGATCTGTGTAAAGGAAGCTCAACATTTGAAAAACACTCGAGTAACTGAAATCtgtaatttcaatattatatttgaacCCGTCCTTATTTGAGTTATTCTCCTTCCAAGGTCCATCTAACATTGTTTGAAAATAATCagatctttttttaagaattgaactctttgaatataaatattgtcCATCTACAGTTATTCTTGTATCAGCTCCAGATGGATTAGTTAATTCATCAATCCATAATGTGATTAAATCTTTTGGAATTTCTCTTTTTGGAAATGGGCTTTGTGAAACTAATTgtgaaaattgaattttattaaatcctataccaatttttaaagtttccgGAACAGATAcccttttaattattttacgtatcgctaagttttttttttttgaaaaaaaaaaaaagattttaataataaaagaaaaaaaaattacgtaaaaaaaaaaaatgtttttccacttacatattctattaaaagtttcattttcataaataaatcttgttttttctttaataatattattatctatgccctttaaataaactttaaaggGAAAAGCATTACGTCTAGCctgatcaaatttatttccTTCATTTTGATTACGAATcgcaattaatattaatgtacAATAATCGGGACTATTAACAgatatctattttatttatcataaggTGGAGagaataaattagttaaaaattaatcaaataaatgattttaaaaaagattttacttACAGGCTTAAAACAAAGTTGCCAAAAGATATTTGGAGAAGTTTCAAATCTTGGGGTGTATACTACTTTACTTAACTCATGagcttttaatatttcaaattcataataaCATGAACCACCACATTCTTCCATGATTTTTTAacgagagaaaaaaaaaattattcaagatATTGTTTacattatacatttatacatTTCACGTTTTtcacgtttttttttctcagAATTTGGGATGTGACACATAATTAACTAACCGAACTAACCGGCAGATAAATCCGGACAGTTGGGTCGGTAATCAGGTGACGCACAT
Protein-coding sequences here:
- a CDS encoding NAD-dependent isocitrate dehydrogenase, with product MAGGLSRLNTFRQAIVGYNRIGLAISSNRRFYSQDKRIVVENPVVDLDGDEMTRIIWEKIKTDLIFPYVKIDVKYYDLGIENRDATNDQVTIDAAEAIKKYNVGIKCATITPDEERVKEFNLKQMWKSPNGTIRNILNGVVFREPILLNNVPRIIPNWNKPIIIGRHAFGDQYKATEMLIDRPGKVLLKFVPDDNSKTHEEVVFSFKSPGVTMAMYNTDESISGFAHSSFQMALSKEMPLYLSTKNTILKKYDGRFKDIFQEIFDRDYKDKFDAKKIWYEHRLIDDMVAQAIKSNGGFVWACKNYDGDVQSDILAQGFGSLGLMTSVLFTPDGKTIEAEAAHGTVTRHYRQFQQGKETSTNPIASIFAWTRGLEHRAKLDNNEKLIKFAHDLEQVCIDTVDKDNKMTKDLALTIHGKK